One Pueribacillus theae genomic window carries:
- a CDS encoding ABC transporter ATP-binding protein, which produces MCAHYEITLNDVSKIFGKKLALDKVSLKIKKGSIFGLIGPNGAGKSTLTSLLATLSLPDEGTVTISDLDVVSQVKQVRKKIGITFQEPSIFTTGTAWDNLFIAGKIYDMNISKIKEQGEYLLKEFNLNQVSNDLVGTYSGGMKRKLDIAISLLHKPEVLFLDEPTTGLDPESRNTLWQIISNISHREGTTIFVTTHYLEELNNVATDIALINNGKVLDVGTPKELINKLAADHIEIHYSRLNSSMIQKIDEYVSNMIEVINHKIKPTSLTIISSKGQQILSKLLKFLIRNEVEIEFSELKQATLNDVYLSNFTEKGDK; this is translated from the coding sequence ATGTGCGCTCATTATGAAATAACCTTAAATGATGTAAGTAAAATATTCGGCAAAAAACTAGCGTTAGACAAGGTGTCTCTTAAAATAAAAAAAGGCTCCATTTTTGGATTGATTGGTCCAAATGGAGCAGGGAAGTCGACATTGACAAGTTTACTAGCTACTTTGTCCTTACCTGATGAAGGCACCGTAACGATCTCAGATTTAGATGTTGTTTCACAAGTAAAACAGGTTAGAAAAAAGATTGGGATAACATTCCAAGAACCTTCGATATTTACAACTGGAACAGCGTGGGACAATTTATTCATAGCCGGAAAAATCTATGATATGAACATTTCGAAAATAAAGGAGCAAGGAGAATACCTGTTAAAGGAGTTTAATTTGAATCAGGTATCTAACGATCTAGTTGGTACGTACTCGGGTGGAATGAAAAGGAAGCTGGATATTGCCATAAGTTTACTTCACAAACCAGAAGTGCTTTTTCTAGATGAACCTACAACTGGATTAGATCCTGAGTCAAGAAATACATTGTGGCAAATCATTTCAAATATCTCTCATAGGGAAGGAACCACAATTTTTGTAACGACACATTATCTGGAGGAATTGAACAATGTAGCGACTGATATAGCACTAATAAATAACGGAAAAGTACTTGATGTTGGAACACCGAAAGAATTAATTAATAAACTTGCAGCTGATCATATTGAAATTCATTATAGCAGATTAAATTCCTCAATGATTCAAAAAATAGATGAATATGTTTCTAACATGATTGAAGTCATTAATCATAAAATCAAACCAACATCATTAACAATTATTAGTAGTAAGGGGCAGCAAATACTATCTAAATTATTGAAGTTTTTAATTCGAAACGAAGTCGAAATTGAATTTAGTGAGCTTAAACAGGCTACTTTAAATGATGTTTATTTGTCAAACTTCACAGAGAAAGGGGATAAATAA
- a CDS encoding ABC transporter permease, which translates to MNSISLILLLAKKRLTPLIKNPIGIIISMFQPLIFLVLFGTIFSSVFSGFGNSNYAAYILPGILIMNALFGGIYLGMSTLDDMREGIFNRYLIAPKNNLVFIAGDLVYIFTFQMIQSFLLVVIGFFMGFKLPTGIVHSIIFLMAPALFSCVIGTISIGIAVLTKKHSTMITLMQFLSFPLIFLSSAFMPSNLLPKWISIISQINPVDWVVRASQSTFNHSLAMNYYLLIVLSLFITVFICKSTYDVQRKK; encoded by the coding sequence ATGAACAGTATTTCGTTAATTTTATTGTTGGCAAAAAAGCGACTGACACCGTTAATTAAAAATCCTATCGGAATTATCATTTCAATGTTCCAACCTTTGATTTTTCTTGTGTTATTTGGGACGATATTTTCAAGTGTTTTTTCTGGATTTGGTAATTCAAATTATGCAGCATATATTTTACCTGGAATTTTAATTATGAATGCATTATTTGGCGGAATATATCTAGGTATGAGCACGTTAGATGATATGAGAGAAGGAATATTTAACAGATACTTAATTGCACCTAAGAATAATCTGGTTTTTATTGCTGGTGATTTAGTTTATATTTTTACCTTCCAAATGATTCAGTCTTTTTTATTAGTGGTTATTGGCTTTTTTATGGGCTTTAAACTACCAACAGGAATTGTTCATTCAATCATTTTTCTCATGGCACCAGCACTATTCTCTTGTGTAATCGGAACTATTTCTATAGGAATTGCCGTTCTGACTAAGAAGCACTCAACGATGATTACTTTGATGCAGTTTTTATCATTTCCATTGATTTTCTTATCATCTGCCTTTATGCCAAGCAATTTATTGCCAAAATGGATAAGTATAATATCACAAATAAATCCAGTTGACTGGGTAGTCAGAGCATCGCAATCAACATTCAATCATTCATTGGCAATGAACTACTATTTGCTGATTGTCTTAAGTCTTTTTATTACTGTTTTCATTTGTAAATCCACGTATGATGTTCAAAGAAAAAAGTGA
- a CDS encoding MerR family transcriptional regulator encodes MYTVHEVAKLAHTTVKALHHYHKIGLLIPEQTTEAGYRLYGKKSVERLQQILFYKELDFPLKEIKKLLDGEIDRETTLIQQKYLLEQRINRFKGLIKTINSSIKSVKEGVDLDMETMFKGFETEREWQEALKDQKEHLKKEYDFDLSSQPIHVKSMNDSAREAQSFNEDMIRFLQEGFSVNNPKVLERVKEHLSFLEKKGHPSTPQDFLNQTELFIVDDFHRNMLEEWQVGYTYFLNKVAANYLANSKE; translated from the coding sequence ATGTACACCGTTCACGAAGTTGCAAAGCTAGCTCATACAACAGTAAAGGCATTACACCATTATCACAAAATAGGTCTTTTGATACCAGAGCAAACGACAGAGGCTGGCTATCGTTTATACGGAAAAAAAAGTGTGGAACGACTACAGCAAATCCTTTTTTACAAGGAACTGGATTTTCCTCTCAAAGAAATTAAAAAATTATTAGATGGAGAAATCGACAGAGAAACTACGTTGATACAGCAAAAATATTTATTAGAACAAAGAATCAATCGATTTAAAGGATTGATCAAGACGATCAATTCTTCTATCAAAAGTGTTAAAGAAGGAGTTGATTTAGATATGGAAACAATGTTTAAAGGTTTTGAAACGGAACGAGAATGGCAAGAAGCCTTAAAAGACCAAAAAGAACATTTGAAAAAAGAATATGATTTTGATTTATCGAGTCAACCAATTCATGTAAAGTCAATGAACGATTCTGCTAGGGAAGCACAGTCATTTAATGAAGATATGATTCGGTTTTTACAAGAAGGTTTTTCTGTAAATAATCCCAAAGTGTTGGAGCGTGTAAAAGAACATCTATCTTTTTTGGAGAAAAAAGGTCATCCATCAACGCCACAAGATTTTCTAAATCAGACAGAGCTTTTTATCGTTGACGATTTTCATAGAAATATGCTTGAAGAGTGGCAAGTGGGTTACACTTATTTTCTAAACAAAGTGGCAGCGAATTATTTGGCAAATAGTAAAGAGTAG